In Microplitis mediator isolate UGA2020A chromosome 2, iyMicMedi2.1, whole genome shotgun sequence, a single window of DNA contains:
- the LOC130663177 gene encoding uncharacterized protein LOC130663177, with product MAAEAQSALQMNRIDTMHNMSTRLTDAILATQGVAAIDAEFAFLNDLWTRFNTTHERIYDNILDIVENEYHTGNAFGNASQVYTELLVRLSAAKPAPVPVPEAQAINHDQTAYFGGAHKSTLPQIKLPTFQGNYDEWDSFKNLFTSLVINEDTLTGSQKMHYQKSQVKGEAASLLANVKVTDDAFQSA from the coding sequence ATGGCCGCCGAAGCACAATCCGCTCTACAAATGAACCGCATCGATACGATGCACAACATGTCCACTCGCTTGACCGACGCCATTCTCGCTACTCAAGGTGTAGCCGCTATTGACGCTGAATTCGCTTTCCTCAACGATTTGTGGACTCGCTTCAACACTACGCATGAAAGGATTTATGATAATATCCTAGATATCGTAGAAAATGAATACCATACAGGTAACGCTTTTGGTAACGCTAGTCAAGTGTACACTGAACTTCTGGTGAGACTCAGCGCTGCGAAACCCGCTCCAGTGCCTGTTCCAGAAGCTCAGGCCATTAATCATGATCAAACTGCATATTTCGGAGGTGCACACAAGTCAACTTTGCCGCAGATAAAATTGCCAACCTTCCAAGGCAATTACGATGAATGGGATTCGTTCAAGAACCTGTTCACTTCGCTTGTTATTAATGAAGATACGCTAACTGGGTCACAAAAAATGCATTATCAAAAATCCCAGGTTAAAGGTGAGGCCGCTTCCTTACTCGCTAATGTAAAGGTTACTGATGACGCTTTCCAATCTGCTTAG